In one window of Chitinophagales bacterium DNA:
- a CDS encoding prephenate dehydrogenase, producing the protein MTAAIIGTGLIGGSMAIALKAHGLADTIIGVDASEAHAARALELQLVDGILPLKEAVQAAKLVVMAVPVDAMNEILPQVLQAANQQQVVMDVGSTKEPICALAAVCDNAGRFVATHPMWGTEFSGPDAAVKGAFSGKATVICNKEASDADAVALVEQIYQQLQMHILYMTAAAHDVHVAYISHISHITSFALANTVLEKEKEEDAIFELASGGFESTVRLAKSNPAMWVPILMQNRENVLDVLNEHISQLRKFKACLEKENYDYLRELMEQANTIRKVLNRN; encoded by the coding sequence ATGACAGCGGCGATTATTGGTACAGGTTTGATAGGCGGCTCAATGGCCATAGCATTAAAAGCACATGGCTTGGCAGATACGATTATAGGTGTTGACGCCAGCGAAGCGCATGCGGCACGTGCATTGGAATTGCAATTGGTTGATGGGATACTTCCATTAAAAGAAGCAGTACAAGCAGCAAAGCTGGTGGTGATGGCAGTGCCTGTTGATGCGATGAATGAAATATTGCCACAAGTATTACAGGCAGCTAATCAGCAGCAAGTTGTTATGGATGTTGGCTCTACCAAAGAACCCATCTGTGCATTGGCAGCGGTTTGCGATAATGCTGGTCGTTTTGTTGCTACGCACCCCATGTGGGGCACAGAGTTCAGTGGCCCTGATGCAGCGGTGAAAGGTGCGTTCAGCGGTAAAGCAACAGTGATTTGTAATAAAGAAGCAAGTGATGCAGATGCTGTAGCCTTGGTTGAACAAATCTATCAGCAATTGCAGATGCATATTTTGTATATGACAGCAGCAGCACACGATGTGCATGTGGCTTATATTAGTCATATCTCGCACATCACTTCATTTGCATTGGCCAATACTGTATTGGAGAAAGAAAAAGAAGAAGATGCCATTTTTGAATTGGCGAGTGGTGGTTTTGAGAGTACGGTACGTCTGGCAAAGAGTAACCCCGCTATGTGGGTGCCTATTCTGATGCAGAACAGGGAAAATGTATTGGATGTTTTAAATGAACATATTTCACAGCTGCGCAAATTCAAAGCCTGTCTGGAAAAAGAGAACTATGATTATCTGCGCGAATTGATGGAACAAGCCAATACCATTCGTAAAGTCCTGAACAGAAATTAA
- a CDS encoding DUF952 domain-containing protein encodes MADLIYHVTTQQAWDDAVAKGFYAAASLEIEGFIHCSTADQVAGVLERYYQGVSNLVKLVIDPDLLKSELKFELAPSVNELFPHVFGNINLDAVIAIQNVQ; translated from the coding sequence ATGGCTGATTTGATTTATCATGTAACTACACAACAAGCATGGGATGATGCAGTTGCTAAAGGTTTTTATGCGGCTGCTTCTTTAGAGATAGAAGGGTTTATTCATTGCAGTACAGCTGATCAAGTAGCTGGTGTTTTAGAAAGATATTATCAAGGTGTGTCCAATTTAGTTAAGCTGGTGATTGATCCTGATTTACTGAAAAGTGAATTGAAATTTGAACTTGCACCTTCAGTGAATGAGTTATTTCCGCATGTATTTGGAAACATCAATCTGGATGCAGTAATTGCGATTCAAAACGTCCAGTAG
- a CDS encoding chorismate synthase, whose amino-acid sequence MNTFGRLFRLSIFGESHGPAVGITIDGVPAGISLRSDDFIIDIERRKGGVQKGTTPRQESDMPIFQSGVFNDITTGAPLTMLFENKNTRSGDYEKQRAIPRPGHADFVAHQKFGGFEDYRGGGHFSGRLTVCLVGAGVLAKKIIQGISVQASILSIAGETDPDKGLQKAIDAKDSVGGIVECRVTGLPAGLGEPFFDSVESLISHAVFAIPAIKGIEYGAGFAAANMFGSEHNDAILDGTGATKTNYAGGIVGGITNGNELVFRVVVKPTSSTPKEQTTYNWETDTQDTLSVKGRHDLCIALRVPVVLEAVTACVLVDLLLMEQKIKRVWHG is encoded by the coding sequence ATGAATACATTCGGTCGCTTATTCCGACTCAGCATATTTGGCGAATCACATGGTCCTGCAGTTGGCATTACCATTGATGGTGTGCCAGCAGGTATATCCTTGCGCAGTGATGATTTTATCATAGATATTGAGCGCAGAAAAGGTGGGGTGCAAAAAGGTACTACACCAAGGCAGGAATCGGATATGCCAATCTTTCAATCAGGTGTGTTTAATGATATCACTACTGGTGCTCCATTGACCATGTTGTTTGAAAATAAGAATACTCGTTCCGGTGATTATGAAAAGCAAAGGGCGATTCCGCGTCCTGGTCATGCAGATTTTGTAGCGCATCAGAAGTTTGGTGGTTTTGAAGATTACAGAGGAGGCGGGCATTTCAGTGGAAGACTCACTGTTTGTTTAGTAGGTGCCGGCGTACTTGCTAAAAAAATAATACAAGGAATTTCTGTACAAGCATCAATACTCTCCATAGCTGGCGAAACAGATCCGGACAAAGGATTACAGAAAGCGATTGATGCGAAAGATTCCGTAGGTGGAATTGTTGAGTGTCGTGTTACTGGCTTACCAGCCGGATTGGGTGAGCCATTTTTTGATTCTGTGGAGTCTTTGATTAGTCATGCAGTCTTTGCCATTCCTGCCATTAAAGGCATTGAATATGGTGCAGGTTTTGCTGCCGCGAATATGTTTGGAAGCGAACACAATGATGCAATTCTTGATGGAACAGGAGCAACAAAGACCAATTATGCAGGTGGCATTGTTGGGGGCATTACCAATGGCAATGAATTGGTTTTTCGGGTAGTGGTGAAGCCAACTTCTTCTACACCCAAAGAACAAACGACCTATAACTGGGAAACAGATACGCAGGATACACTTTCAGTAAAAGGCAGACATGATCTGTGTATTGCTTTGCGTGTGCCTGTGGTGTTGGAAGCGGTTACAGCTTGTGTGCTTGTAGATTTATTATTAATGGAACAAAAAATAAAAAGGGTTTGGCATGGCTGA
- a CDS encoding septal ring lytic transglycosylase RlpA family protein encodes MKKWISICAFLFLAIGNQILASDTTLAPKPKSVTGTASFYSKKFEGRKTATGERFKHAGMTAASNHFALNTWVKVTNLKNGATVVVRINDRMHKNMKKKGRVVDLTRTAASKIGILSKGLARVRVEITEKPTETAN; translated from the coding sequence ATGAAAAAGTGGATTAGTATATGTGCGTTTTTATTTTTAGCAATTGGAAATCAAATACTTGCGAGCGATACGACTTTGGCGCCAAAGCCAAAATCTGTAACCGGTACAGCTAGTTTTTACAGTAAAAAATTTGAAGGCAGGAAGACTGCCACAGGAGAACGCTTCAAGCATGCAGGAATGACTGCAGCCAGCAACCATTTTGCATTAAACACCTGGGTTAAAGTAACCAATCTGAAAAATGGTGCAACGGTTGTTGTTCGTATCAATGATCGGATGCATAAGAATATGAAGAAAAAAGGCAGGGTAGTAGACCTAACCCGAACCGCGGCGTCTAAAATCGGCATCCTTAGCAAGGGATTGGCAAGGGTAAGGGTAGAAATCACCGAAAAGCCAACGGAAACAGCTAATTAA
- a CDS encoding sigma-70 family RNA polymerase sigma factor — MKADTNEQLLLKGLASNDSRAIETIYKDNFNMVQAFILNNNGSYDDARDIFQEAMITLYEKAQSESFVLTCQIKTYVYSVCRRLWLKRLQQTGRYSNTLDNLDETVPVEEDLEIHEKRNAEFAIMDRALNSLGEPCKSLLEAFYLQKQDMQRIAAAFGYTNADNAKNQKYKCLMRLKKLFFAQYNIGE; from the coding sequence GTGAAAGCCGATACTAACGAACAATTATTGCTGAAAGGACTGGCTAGCAACGACTCAAGAGCTATTGAGACCATTTATAAGGACAACTTTAACATGGTACAAGCTTTCATTCTCAATAACAACGGTTCTTATGACGACGCCAGGGATATTTTTCAGGAGGCAATGATTACGCTATATGAAAAAGCACAAAGCGAATCATTTGTATTAACCTGTCAAATTAAAACCTATGTATATTCCGTATGCAGGCGACTCTGGCTTAAACGATTACAGCAGACTGGACGCTATTCAAACACGTTGGACAATCTGGATGAGACTGTTCCGGTGGAAGAAGACTTGGAGATTCATGAGAAACGTAATGCCGAGTTCGCTATCATGGACCGGGCGCTAAACAGCCTGGGCGAACCCTGCAAAAGCCTGCTGGAGGCCTTTTACCTGCAAAAGCAGGATATGCAGCGAATAGCTGCAGCCTTCGGCTACACCAACGCAGATAATGCGAAGAACCAGAAATACAAATGCCTGATGCGTTTGAAAAAACTGTTTTTCGCACAATATAATATCGGGGAGTAA
- the aroA gene encoding 3-phosphoshikimate 1-carboxyvinyltransferase produces the protein MRVHIQPGNIGGVIVAPASKSAMQRACAAALLAKGVSVLKNPGKSKDDLAAIDTIQRLGATIVRATDGSLQIQSNGIVPKETVVHCGESGLGIRMFTPLIALYDQAIRITGEGSLITRPMDFFDAILPQLQVDVQSNAGKLPLVVKGPLQPKNIEVDGSLSSQFLTGLIMAYAGAGADGVTITVKELKSKPYIDLTLHVLSAFGSNVTHNDHEQFHFHGSKSIIQPATYTVEGDWSGGAFLLVAGALAGETIVKGLDPFSTQADKAILHALMDAGVRMSIEEGQITVRPSELQAFQFDATDCPDLFPPLVALAVYCQGTSVIQGVSRLAHKESNRGLTLQEEFGKMGAVIKLQDDLMIIEGGKPLQGAAVHSRHDHRIAMACAVAALKAEGETSIDDAEAINKSYPDFYDHLQHLGAHVMVDATNNS, from the coding sequence ATGAGGGTTCATATTCAACCAGGAAATATAGGCGGCGTTATTGTTGCGCCGGCTTCTAAAAGTGCCATGCAGCGTGCATGTGCAGCTGCTTTATTGGCTAAAGGTGTGAGTGTATTAAAGAATCCCGGCAAGAGTAAAGACGATCTGGCAGCTATTGATACTATTCAAAGATTGGGTGCTACAATCGTAAGAGCTACAGATGGCAGTTTGCAAATTCAGTCAAATGGAATTGTACCAAAAGAAACCGTTGTGCATTGCGGTGAAAGTGGTTTGGGCATTCGTATGTTCACGCCCTTGATTGCATTGTATGATCAGGCAATTAGGATCACAGGTGAGGGCAGTCTCATTACAAGACCCATGGATTTTTTTGATGCCATCTTACCACAGTTGCAGGTGGATGTGCAGTCAAATGCAGGAAAATTACCCTTGGTGGTAAAAGGTCCCTTGCAGCCGAAAAATATTGAGGTAGATGGTTCTTTAAGTTCGCAGTTTTTGACTGGTCTCATCATGGCTTATGCTGGTGCAGGCGCTGATGGTGTTACCATCACAGTGAAAGAGCTGAAGAGCAAACCATATATTGATTTAACCCTACATGTTTTGTCGGCTTTTGGTTCGAATGTTACGCATAACGATCATGAGCAGTTTCATTTTCATGGCAGTAAGAGTATCATTCAGCCTGCAACCTATACAGTGGAGGGCGATTGGAGTGGTGGGGCTTTCTTGCTGGTGGCAGGGGCTTTGGCAGGTGAGACCATAGTAAAGGGGTTGGATCCTTTTTCTACACAAGCAGATAAAGCCATTTTACATGCATTGATGGATGCTGGTGTGCGCATGAGTATCGAAGAGGGACAAATTACTGTTCGTCCAAGTGAATTACAAGCATTTCAGTTTGACGCAACAGATTGTCCGGATTTGTTTCCCCCATTGGTAGCATTGGCTGTGTATTGTCAAGGTACTTCTGTGATACAAGGGGTATCGCGCTTAGCACATAAGGAAAGTAATCGCGGTTTAACGCTGCAAGAGGAATTTGGCAAAATGGGGGCTGTTATCAAGTTGCAGGATGATTTGATGATTATTGAAGGAGGTAAACCTTTGCAAGGTGCAGCCGTGCATTCAAGGCATGATCATCGCATTGCCATGGCATGTGCAGTTGCTGCTTTGAAAGCTGAAGGTGAAACAAGTATTGATGATGCAGAAGCAATCAATAAATCTTATCCTGATTTTTATGACCACTTACAGCACTTAGGTGCGCATGTTATGGTAGATGCAACAAACAATTCATAA
- a CDS encoding prephenate dehydratase, translated as MAIKVSIQGYEGSFHQVAARHLFGKDVEVLPCATFREVVKLALDKKATDFGLMAIENSLAGSILPNYHLLHQNKLKVVGELYLHISQNLLVNPGVKLADIKEVHSHPMALLQCLDFLGKHAFKLVETEDTALSAKHLHQHRSKTTAAIASKLAAELYGLKVLAPDIQTQKNNITRFLVLRREKEAVIPQNADKASVYFQTNHTKGILAKVLGIIAEGGINLSKLQSMPIPGSNFKYGFYADMEFQEVAQFEAVMESLESATNNLRVFGMYKKGKRIKG; from the coding sequence ATGGCGATAAAAGTCTCGATACAGGGTTATGAAGGCAGTTTCCATCAGGTGGCAGCACGGCATCTGTTTGGAAAAGATGTGGAAGTGTTACCATGCGCCACTTTTCGAGAAGTGGTGAAACTCGCACTAGATAAGAAAGCCACTGACTTTGGTTTGATGGCTATTGAAAATTCTTTAGCCGGTAGTATTCTGCCCAACTATCATCTTTTACATCAGAATAAACTGAAAGTGGTGGGTGAATTATACCTGCACATCAGTCAGAACCTCTTGGTGAACCCTGGTGTGAAGCTCGCTGATATCAAAGAAGTGCATAGTCACCCTATGGCCTTACTACAGTGTTTGGATTTTTTAGGGAAGCATGCATTCAAACTGGTAGAAACAGAAGATACTGCGCTTAGTGCGAAACACCTGCACCAACATCGAAGTAAAACTACCGCGGCAATCGCTAGTAAATTGGCTGCTGAATTATATGGACTGAAAGTGCTGGCGCCCGATATTCAAACGCAGAAAAACAATATCACTAGATTCTTGGTGTTACGAAGAGAGAAAGAAGCAGTTATTCCACAAAACGCAGATAAGGCATCCGTGTATTTTCAAACCAATCATACCAAAGGTATACTGGCAAAAGTCTTGGGCATCATAGCAGAAGGTGGAATCAATCTGAGCAAGCTGCAAAGCATGCCCATACCAGGTAGCAACTTTAAATATGGTTTTTATGCTGATATGGAGTTTCAGGAAGTTGCACAGTTTGAAGCAGTAATGGAATCATTAGAATCAGCAACCAATAATCTTCGGGTATTTGGTATGTATAAAAAAGGAAAACGCATCAAAGGATGA
- a CDS encoding thiamine-binding protein, which translates to MHHHIISASIQLIPVSLSKHAYTWVDEAIAVIQRSGIQYEVTAFGTVLEGSYAEVMDVIHQVQEHMLAIGCEEWISQLQIQIRKDGPVTSIEKTAKFR; encoded by the coding sequence ATGCACCATCATATCATTAGTGCGAGTATACAGTTGATTCCTGTTTCACTCAGTAAGCATGCTTATACCTGGGTGGATGAGGCCATTGCAGTGATTCAACGTTCAGGCATTCAGTACGAGGTCACGGCTTTTGGAACAGTCTTAGAAGGTAGTTATGCTGAAGTGATGGATGTGATTCACCAAGTGCAAGAACATATGCTGGCAATTGGTTGCGAGGAGTGGATCAGTCAGCTACAAATACAAATTCGAAAAGATGGTCCTGTTACCTCCATTGAAAAAACAGCGAAGTTCCGCTAG
- a CDS encoding M15 family metallopeptidase, translated as MPQKPTTIASLSEIRQIISADSNQALLSLKSRLPNLITDWKYASYNNFTHQILYQHPEAYLRRQPALALQKVNKELNTIGLGIILYDAYRPYKVTRKMWAIVPDERYAANPAKGSGHNRGAAVDLTLYDLQTGKALNMGTDFDHFSDTAHHDFTSLPEQVLKNRQLLKQTMMKHGFLPLSTEWWHYSWPDAAKNFALMDLSFKQLKKLSR; from the coding sequence GTGCCACAAAAGCCTACTACCATTGCATCTCTCTCAGAAATACGTCAAATCATCAGCGCAGACAGCAATCAGGCATTGCTATCACTTAAAAGCAGGCTACCCAATCTTATAACTGATTGGAAATACGCCAGTTACAACAATTTCACGCATCAAATTCTCTATCAACACCCTGAAGCATATCTACGCAGACAACCCGCGTTAGCATTACAGAAAGTGAATAAAGAATTGAATACCATTGGATTAGGTATTATACTCTATGATGCCTACAGACCCTACAAAGTGACCAGAAAAATGTGGGCTATCGTTCCCGATGAGCGTTATGCTGCTAATCCTGCTAAGGGTAGCGGCCATAATCGCGGGGCAGCTGTCGACCTCACCCTCTACGATCTGCAAACAGGTAAAGCGCTCAATATGGGTACGGATTTCGATCATTTCAGTGATACCGCCCACCACGACTTCACTTCGCTACCAGAACAAGTGCTGAAAAATCGCCAGTTATTGAAACAAACGATGATGAAACATGGATTCCTGCCACTTAGTACTGAATGGTGGCATTATAGTTGGCCTGATGCTGCTAAAAACTTTGCATTGATGGATCTAAGTTTCAAGCAACTGAAAAAACTTTCCCGCTAG
- the aroB gene encoding 3-dehydroquinate synthase, translating to MQQKQFQFSDKRVAYYFDADSKQLKQFCDPAHTIIITDEHVHAAHGKKWKGWKTIVLKAGEEYKLQQTVDAVIDTLIEMEADRKTMLVGIGGGVISDLTGYIAAIYMRGIRFGFVPTTLLAMVDASIGGKNGVDVGVYKNLVGTIRQPEFILFDTSLLKTLPDSVFRDGFTEIIKHAAILDAPMFKWLEAQTPKKLRNNKAAMNWLVTRNAVLKSKLVQCDEFEQGDRKLLNFGHTLGHALENQYELSHGEAVAIGMTYAAHFSEKYTKFKQTDKLTALLTQYGLPTYAAFDAQKVFDVLKHDKKRNHTSMQYVLLQKVGKAVIQPIALTELAEMIQAIK from the coding sequence ATGCAACAAAAACAATTTCAATTTTCAGACAAGCGGGTAGCCTACTATTTTGATGCCGATAGTAAACAGCTAAAGCAATTCTGTGATCCTGCGCATACCATCATCATCACCGATGAGCATGTACACGCAGCACATGGGAAAAAGTGGAAGGGCTGGAAAACCATCGTGCTCAAAGCAGGCGAGGAGTATAAATTACAGCAAACCGTTGATGCGGTGATTGATACATTGATTGAGATGGAAGCGGATCGCAAGACTATGCTAGTGGGTATAGGTGGTGGTGTTATTTCCGACTTAACAGGTTATATCGCTGCAATCTATATGCGTGGCATTCGTTTTGGCTTTGTACCAACTACGTTATTGGCCATGGTTGATGCATCTATCGGCGGTAAGAATGGCGTAGACGTAGGGGTGTATAAAAATCTGGTTGGTACCATTCGTCAGCCTGAATTTATTTTATTTGATACGAGTCTGTTAAAGACTTTACCTGATTCAGTTTTTCGTGATGGCTTTACGGAGATCATCAAACATGCAGCTATTCTGGATGCGCCCATGTTCAAATGGCTGGAAGCGCAAACACCTAAGAAATTACGCAACAATAAAGCAGCGATGAACTGGTTGGTTACACGCAATGCTGTGTTGAAATCCAAACTGGTGCAGTGCGATGAATTTGAGCAGGGCGATCGTAAGTTGTTGAATTTTGGTCACACGTTGGGCCATGCATTAGAAAATCAATATGAATTATCGCATGGTGAAGCTGTGGCTATTGGCATGACATATGCCGCACATTTCTCAGAAAAATATACCAAGTTTAAACAAACCGATAAGCTTACTGCATTATTAACACAATACGGATTGCCTACTTACGCTGCTTTTGATGCCCAAAAAGTCTTTGATGTATTGAAGCATGATAAGAAGCGTAATCATACTAGTATGCAGTATGTATTATTACAAAAGGTTGGAAAAGCGGTTATTCAACCCATTGCTTTAACCGAATTGGCGGAAATGATTCAAGCTATCAAATGA
- a CDS encoding aminotransferase class I/II-fold pyridoxal phosphate-dependent enzyme, with product MSTAKRLDGIGEYYFSQKLREIELLNQQGKQIINLGIGSPDLPPHPDVIRVLQEESAKPNTHAYQSYKGSPVLRKAVTDWYQRWYNVSLNPDTEVLPLIGSKEGIMHICMTYLNDGDQALIPDPGYPTYSSAVKLAGGEPVPYHLSEAHGWFPDFALLEEMDLRKVKLMWVNYPHMPTGQVPDTSKFEELVAFGRKHHILICHDNPYSFILNEQPTSLLAVDGAKDVVLELNSLSKSKNMAGWRVGMLCAAKERINEVLRFKSNMDSGMFLPVQLAAAKALSLDKSWYDEVNAIYAARREKVFELLDLLKCRYSKDQVGMFVWASIPEGEVSGYSLSDKILYGANVFITPGGIFGKAGEQYIRISLCGSVTLFEQAIERIQQL from the coding sequence ATTAGTACAGCAAAGCGATTAGATGGTATTGGTGAATACTATTTCTCACAAAAGTTGAGAGAAATCGAACTATTGAACCAGCAAGGAAAGCAGATCATTAATTTGGGTATTGGTAGTCCCGATTTACCACCACACCCGGATGTGATTCGCGTTTTGCAAGAGGAGAGTGCCAAGCCTAATACACATGCTTATCAATCATACAAAGGTTCACCTGTATTGCGCAAAGCTGTAACCGATTGGTATCAGCGTTGGTATAATGTTTCTTTAAATCCAGATACAGAAGTGCTGCCATTGATTGGTAGCAAAGAAGGTATTATGCATATCTGCATGACTTACTTGAATGATGGCGATCAGGCATTGATTCCCGATCCGGGTTATCCTACTTATAGCAGTGCTGTGAAGTTAGCAGGTGGTGAACCTGTGCCTTATCACCTGAGTGAAGCACACGGTTGGTTTCCTGATTTTGCTTTACTTGAAGAGATGGATTTACGAAAGGTGAAATTGATGTGGGTGAATTATCCGCATATGCCTACCGGACAAGTACCTGATACCAGTAAGTTTGAAGAGTTGGTGGCATTTGGTAGAAAACACCATATCCTAATCTGCCATGATAATCCCTACAGTTTCATCTTGAATGAACAACCAACCAGTTTGCTGGCTGTAGATGGTGCAAAAGATGTGGTACTTGAGTTGAACTCACTCAGTAAGAGTAAAAATATGGCTGGCTGGCGTGTAGGTATGTTGTGTGCGGCTAAAGAAAGAATCAATGAAGTCTTACGCTTTAAAAGTAATATGGACAGTGGTATGTTTTTGCCAGTGCAGTTGGCTGCAGCAAAAGCATTGAGTTTGGATAAATCATGGTATGATGAAGTAAATGCTATTTATGCAGCAAGAAGGGAAAAAGTATTTGAATTGCTCGACTTATTGAAATGTCGCTACAGCAAAGATCAGGTGGGTATGTTTGTTTGGGCATCAATACCGGAAGGTGAAGTGAGTGGATATAGTTTGAGCGACAAAATCCTGTATGGTGCGAATGTATTTATTACACCAGGCGGCATTTTTGGTAAAGCGGGTGAACAATATATCCGCATCAGTCTTTGCGGCAGTGTTACCTTATTTGAACAAGCGATTGAAAGAATACAACAATTATGA
- a CDS encoding bifunctional 3-deoxy-7-phosphoheptulonate synthase/chorismate mutase type II codes for MKEKVQAILSKAPIIISGPCSAETEEQLLATAQRLANTGKIDMLRAGIWKPRTRPGSFEGVGVKGLPWLLQAKKITDLPTTVEVATGKQVEDALNFDVDVLWVGARTTVNPFSVQEVADALRGVDVPVLIKNPINPDLELWTGAVERIAKAGIKTIGLIHRGFSSYGNTEYRNAPMWHLAIEMKRRNPGMIMINDPSHISGRRDILLDVSQKAINLDFDGLMIESHIDPDNAWSDAKQQITPERLAEMLEEIVWRKDDVDSEAFHAALEKLRQQINHLDDELMQLLGQRMKIAEKIGQYKKDNNITILQTNRWNEILERAYKKGDVLGLSKEFVTKYLDAVHLESINHQNRIMND; via the coding sequence ATGAAAGAAAAAGTACAAGCCATTTTATCCAAAGCGCCCATTATTATATCGGGTCCCTGCAGTGCAGAAACAGAAGAACAATTATTGGCAACTGCGCAACGATTAGCTAACACAGGTAAAATTGATATGCTGCGTGCAGGTATCTGGAAACCCAGAACACGTCCCGGTAGTTTTGAAGGGGTAGGTGTAAAGGGTTTACCTTGGTTATTACAAGCAAAGAAAATTACCGACTTGCCTACAACGGTGGAAGTGGCTACTGGTAAGCAAGTTGAAGACGCGCTGAATTTTGATGTAGATGTGTTGTGGGTTGGTGCAAGAACAACGGTGAATCCTTTTTCAGTGCAAGAAGTTGCTGATGCATTACGTGGTGTAGATGTACCTGTCCTAATTAAGAACCCAATTAATCCGGATTTGGAATTGTGGACAGGTGCAGTAGAACGTATTGCCAAAGCAGGTATCAAGACAATCGGTTTAATCCATCGCGGTTTCAGCTCTTATGGTAATACAGAATACCGTAATGCGCCTATGTGGCACTTAGCGATTGAGATGAAACGTCGTAATCCCGGCATGATCATGATCAATGATCCATCCCATATTTCAGGTAGAAGAGATATTCTGTTAGATGTATCGCAGAAAGCCATTAACCTTGATTTTGATGGATTGATGATTGAATCGCATATTGATCCGGATAATGCTTGGAGTGATGCAAAACAGCAGATTACGCCGGAGCGTTTGGCTGAAATGCTGGAGGAAATTGTTTGGAGAAAAGATGATGTGGATTCAGAAGCATTTCATGCTGCATTGGAGAAGTTGCGTCAGCAGATCAATCATTTGGATGATGAATTGATGCAATTGTTGGGACAAAGAATGAAGATTGCAGAGAAGATTGGTCAGTATAAGAAGGACAACAATATCACCATTCTGCAAACCAATCGTTGGAATGAGATTTTGGAGCGCGCGTATAAGAAAGGTGATGTGTTGGGCTTGAGCAAAGAGTTTGTTACTAAGTACCTGGATGCGGTGCATTTGGAAAGTATCAACCACCAGAACAGAATCATGAACGACTAA